From the Alphaproteobacteria bacterium genome, one window contains:
- the gap gene encoding type I glyceraldehyde-3-phosphate dehydrogenase translates to MAVRVAINGFGRIGRLVLRSAFEYGRDDIEFVGINDLGSVETNAHLLKYDSVHGRYPGRVTHGPDWMDLGKGQIKVTAERDPSKLPWGVLGVDVVMECTGIFTARDKAAMHLDAGAKRVLVSAPATGADLTVVYGVNDDQLDAAHRVVSNASCTTNCLAPVAHVLHQAIGIERGFMTTIHSYTGDQPVLDTLHKDLRRARAAALSMIPTTTGAARAVGLVLPELKGKLDGSSIRVPTPNVSVVDFKFDARRATSVDEVNGAIKQAAGGRLAGILETSEEELVSTDFNHNPASSTFDLTQTTVMEETFVRVVSWYDNEWGFSTRMSDTAIAMGRLGD, encoded by the coding sequence ATGGCTGTTCGCGTCGCGATCAACGGCTTCGGCCGCATCGGGCGGCTGGTGTTGCGCTCCGCGTTCGAATACGGGCGCGACGACATCGAGTTCGTCGGCATCAACGACCTGGGTTCGGTCGAGACCAACGCCCATCTGCTGAAATACGATTCCGTCCATGGCCGCTATCCCGGCCGGGTGACCCACGGGCCGGACTGGATGGACCTGGGCAAGGGCCAGATCAAGGTGACCGCCGAGCGCGACCCGTCCAAGCTGCCCTGGGGCGTGCTGGGCGTCGACGTGGTGATGGAGTGCACCGGCATCTTCACCGCGCGCGACAAGGCGGCGATGCACCTGGACGCCGGCGCCAAGCGGGTGCTGGTTTCCGCCCCGGCCACCGGCGCCGACCTGACCGTGGTCTACGGCGTCAACGACGACCAGCTCGATGCCGCCCATCGCGTGGTCTCCAATGCCTCGTGCACCACCAACTGCCTGGCCCCGGTCGCCCACGTGCTGCACCAGGCGATCGGCATCGAGCGCGGCTTCATGACCACCATCCACAGCTACACCGGCGACCAGCCGGTGCTGGACACGCTGCACAAGGACCTGCGCCGGGCCCGCGCCGCCGCCCTGTCGATGATCCCGACCACCACCGGCGCGGCCCGCGCCGTCGGCCTGGTGCTGCCGGAGCTGAAGGGCAAGCTGGACGGCAGCTCGATCCGGGTGCCGACGCCCAACGTTTCGGTGGTCGACTTCAAGTTCGACGCCCGCCGCGCGACCAGCGTCGACGAGGTCAACGGCGCGATCAAGCAGGCGGCCGGCGGCCGGCTGGCCGGCATCCTGGAAACCAGCGAGGAAGAGCTGGTGTCCACCGACTTCAACCACAACCCGGCCAGCTCCACCTTCGACCTGACCCAGACCACGGTGATGGAGGAGACCT
- the rpsA gene encoding 30S ribosomal protein S1 → MTAQTPATETEAFAALLAETMGDDAVFEGAVIRGTIVAIDDDAVTVDVGLKSEGRVDLKEFAENGQIPELKVGDQVEVFVERMEDRMGEAMLSREKAKREETWDALEEHFNKAERVQGVIFGRVKGGFTVDLSGAVAFLPGSQVDIRPVRDVTPLMGTKQPFQILKMDRPRGNIVVSRRAVLEETRAEQRSELVANLKEGQILQGVVKNITDYGAFVDLGGVDGLLHVTDIAWRRINHPSEALQIGQTVKVQVIRFNPENQRISLGMKQLEADPWEGVEIKYPVGAKFNGRVTNITDYGAFVELEPGIEGLVHVSEMSWTKKNVDPGKIVSTSQEVEVMVLDVDPVKRRISLGLKQCLSNPWEDIASHHPVGSTVEGAIKNITEFGLFVGLPGDIDGMVHLSDLSWDKPGDEAVKDYAKGDTVKCKVLDIDAEKERISLGIKQLEQDPFESSLGSLKKGQIVTGTVSAVLENAIEVTLADGAVGVIRKSDLARDRSEQRPDRFAVGEKLDAKITQIDRGSRKIMLSIKAREVEEDKAAMEQYGSSDSGATLGDILGAALKGQEEKNNG, encoded by the coding sequence ATGACTGCTCAGACCCCCGCAACCGAAACCGAAGCTTTTGCCGCGCTGCTCGCCGAGACCATGGGCGACGACGCGGTGTTCGAAGGCGCCGTGATCCGCGGCACCATCGTCGCCATCGACGACGACGCCGTCACCGTCGACGTCGGCCTCAAGTCCGAGGGCCGCGTCGACCTGAAGGAATTCGCCGAGAACGGCCAGATCCCCGAGCTGAAGGTCGGCGATCAGGTCGAGGTGTTCGTCGAGCGCATGGAAGACCGCATGGGCGAGGCGATGCTGTCGCGCGAGAAGGCCAAGCGCGAGGAGACCTGGGACGCGCTGGAAGAGCACTTCAACAAGGCCGAGCGGGTGCAGGGCGTGATCTTCGGCCGGGTCAAGGGCGGCTTCACCGTCGACCTTTCCGGCGCCGTCGCCTTCCTGCCCGGCAGCCAGGTCGACATCCGCCCGGTGCGCGACGTCACCCCGCTGATGGGCACCAAGCAGCCGTTCCAGATCCTGAAGATGGACCGCCCGCGCGGCAACATCGTGGTGTCGCGCCGCGCCGTGCTGGAAGAGACCCGCGCCGAGCAGCGTTCCGAGCTGGTCGCCAACCTGAAGGAAGGCCAGATCCTGCAGGGCGTGGTGAAGAACATCACCGACTACGGCGCCTTCGTCGACCTGGGCGGCGTCGACGGCCTGCTGCACGTCACCGACATCGCCTGGCGCCGGATCAACCATCCCAGCGAGGCGCTGCAGATCGGCCAGACCGTCAAGGTGCAGGTGATCCGCTTCAACCCGGAGAACCAGCGCATCAGCCTGGGCATGAAGCAGCTCGAGGCCGACCCGTGGGAAGGCGTCGAGATCAAGTATCCGGTCGGGGCCAAGTTCAACGGCCGCGTCACCAACATCACCGACTACGGCGCCTTCGTCGAGCTGGAGCCGGGCATCGAGGGCCTGGTCCACGTCTCGGAGATGAGCTGGACCAAGAAGAACGTTGACCCCGGCAAGATCGTCTCGACCAGCCAGGAGGTCGAGGTGATGGTGCTGGACGTCGACCCGGTCAAGCGGCGCATCAGCCTGGGCCTGAAGCAGTGCCTGTCGAACCCGTGGGAGGACATCGCCAGCCACCACCCGGTCGGCTCCACGGTCGAGGGCGCGATCAAGAACATCACCGAGTTCGGCCTGTTCGTCGGCCTGCCCGGCGACATCGACGGCATGGTCCACCTGTCCGACCTGAGCTGGGACAAGCCCGGCGACGAGGCGGTGAAGGACTATGCCAAGGGCGACACGGTCAAGTGCAAGGTGCTGGACATCGATGCCGAGAAGGAGCGCATCAGCCTCGGCATCAAGCAGCTCGAGCAGGATCCGTTCGAGAGCAGCCTGGGCAGCCTGAAGAAGGGCCAGATCGTCACCGGCACCGTCAGCGCGGTGCTGGAGAACGCGATCGAGGTGACCCTGGCCGACGGCGCCGTCGGCGTGATCCGCAAGTCGGACCTCGCCCGCGACCGCTCCGAGCAGCGGCCGGACCGCTTCGCGGTCGGCGAGAAGCTGGACGCCAAGATCACCCAGATCGACCGCGGCAGCCGCAAGATCATGCTGTCGATCAAGGCGCGCGAGGTCGAGGAGGACAAGGCGGCGATGGAGCAGTACGGCTCGTCCGACAGCGGCGCCACGCTCGGCGACATCCTCGGCGCCGCGCTGAAGGGCCAGGAAGAGAAGAACAACGGCTGA
- the tkt gene encoding transketolase → MTAPAEASHAEMANAIRALSMDAVQRANSGHPGMPMGMADIATVLFRDFLNFDPADPRWPDRDRFVLSNGHGSMLLYAVLYLTGYADMTLDELKNFRQLGSRTAGHPEYGHAAGIETTTGPLGQGIANAVGMALAERRLNAEFGDALVDHHTYVFCGDGCLMEGVSQEAISLAGHLRLGRLIVIFDDNGISIDGSTSLTTSDDQLARFEASGWHVQACDGHDPDAIAKAIAAARDSERPSLIAAKTVIGFGAPEGLAGSAESHGKALGDEAIARTRKTLGWPYPPFEVPDRILDAWRATAKRGAAARAAWAGRLEQAIGPVRAEFERRFRGDLPDTVGHAVHAAKVALAEKMPKLATRVASQQALEALAPVLPELIGGSADLTGSNNTRTKAFAMDPVKAGDWHGGYVFYGVREHGMAAAVNGIALHGGLIPYGGTFLVFSDYMRPSLRLAALMGIRAIQVLTHDSIGLGEDGPTHQPVEHLAALRAIPNLDVFRPADAMETLECWALALARKDGPSVLALTRQGLPALRDDADSTNRCARGAYLVRDPGHGRDVTLIASGSEVELALAAADLLAADGRKVAVASAPCLEIFRRQDAHYRADILGPAGGVRVAVEAALMTGWDDIVGANGATVGMTGFGASGPIEALFPHFGITAEAVAAAARERLAAAKK, encoded by the coding sequence ATGACGGCACCGGCCGAGGCTTCTCACGCGGAGATGGCCAACGCCATCCGTGCGCTGTCGATGGACGCGGTCCAGCGCGCCAATTCGGGCCATCCCGGCATGCCGATGGGCATGGCCGACATCGCCACCGTGCTGTTCCGCGACTTCCTGAACTTCGACCCGGCCGACCCGCGCTGGCCGGACCGCGACCGCTTCGTGCTGTCGAACGGCCACGGCTCGATGCTGCTCTATGCCGTGCTGTACCTGACCGGCTATGCCGACATGACGCTGGACGAGCTGAAGAACTTCCGCCAGCTCGGCAGCCGCACCGCCGGCCACCCGGAATACGGCCACGCCGCCGGCATCGAGACCACCACCGGCCCGCTCGGCCAGGGCATCGCCAACGCGGTCGGCATGGCGCTGGCCGAACGCCGGCTGAACGCCGAGTTCGGCGACGCGCTGGTCGACCACCACACCTACGTGTTCTGCGGCGACGGCTGCCTGATGGAAGGCGTCAGCCAGGAGGCGATCTCGCTGGCCGGCCATCTGCGGCTCGGCCGCCTGATCGTCATCTTCGACGACAACGGCATCTCGATCGACGGCAGCACCTCGCTGACCACCTCCGACGACCAGCTCGCCCGCTTCGAGGCCTCCGGCTGGCACGTGCAGGCCTGCGACGGCCACGACCCCGACGCCATCGCCAAGGCGATCGCGGCGGCGCGCGACAGCGAGCGGCCGTCGCTGATCGCCGCCAAGACGGTGATCGGCTTCGGCGCGCCCGAGGGCCTGGCCGGCAGCGCCGAGTCCCACGGCAAGGCGCTGGGCGACGAGGCGATCGCCAGGACCCGCAAGACGCTGGGCTGGCCCTATCCGCCGTTCGAGGTGCCGGACCGCATCCTCGACGCCTGGCGGGCGACCGCGAAGCGCGGCGCCGCGGCCCGCGCCGCCTGGGCCGGGCGGCTGGAGCAGGCGATCGGTCCCGTCCGCGCCGAGTTCGAGCGCCGCTTCCGCGGCGACCTGCCCGACACGGTCGGCCACGCGGTCCACGCCGCCAAGGTCGCGCTGGCCGAAAAGATGCCGAAGCTGGCCACCCGGGTCGCCTCGCAGCAGGCGCTGGAGGCGCTGGCGCCGGTGCTGCCGGAGCTGATCGGCGGCTCGGCCGACCTGACCGGCTCCAACAACACCCGCACCAAGGCCTTCGCCATGGACCCGGTCAAGGCCGGCGACTGGCACGGCGGCTATGTGTTCTACGGCGTGCGCGAGCACGGCATGGCCGCCGCGGTCAACGGCATCGCCCTGCATGGCGGGCTGATCCCCTATGGCGGCACCTTCCTGGTGTTCAGCGACTACATGCGCCCGTCGCTGCGGCTGGCGGCGCTGATGGGCATCCGCGCCATCCAGGTGCTGACCCACGATTCCATCGGCCTCGGCGAGGACGGCCCGACCCACCAGCCGGTCGAGCATCTGGCCGCGCTGCGCGCCATTCCAAACCTCGACGTGTTCCGCCCCGCCGACGCGATGGAGACGCTGGAGTGCTGGGCGCTGGCGCTGGCCCGCAAGGACGGGCCCTCGGTGCTGGCGCTGACCCGCCAGGGCCTGCCGGCGCTGCGCGACGACGCCGACAGCACCAACCGCTGCGCCCGCGGCGCCTATCTGGTGCGCGATCCCGGCCACGGCCGCGACGTCACCCTGATCGCCAGCGGCTCGGAGGTCGAACTGGCGCTGGCCGCGGCCGACCTGCTGGCCGCGGACGGCCGCAAGGTCGCGGTGGCGTCGGCGCCGTGCCTGGAGATCTTCCGCCGCCAGGACGCCCACTACCGCGCCGATATCCTGGGCCCGGCCGGCGGCGTCCGCGTCGCGGTCGAGGCCGCGCTGATGACGGGCTGGGACGACATCGTCGGCGCCAACGGCGCCACCGTCGGCATGACCGGCTTCGGCGCGTCCGGCCCGATCGAGGCGCTGTTCCCGCATTTCGGCATCACCGCCGAGGCGGTGGCGGCCGCGGCACGGGAACGGCTGGCCGCCGCGAAGAAGTGA
- the cmk gene encoding (d)CMP kinase, with protein MAVVVAIDGPAASGKGTLARRLAERLGYAHLDTGKLYRAVARDMLDAGADLDDAEAAARTARALDVATLADPRLADDAIGRAASRIAVVPAVRAALLDLQRAFAARPPGGAPGAVLDGRDIGTVICPGADVKLFVDADVAVRARRRWNELRERGEDAIYAAVLQEMKERDARDASRAVAPMAPAEDACRVDTTEMDADAALAAVLRIVHSRLGRDRADN; from the coding sequence GTGGCCGTCGTCGTCGCCATCGACGGGCCGGCCGCCTCCGGCAAGGGCACGCTCGCCCGCCGGCTGGCCGAGCGGCTGGGCTACGCCCACCTCGACACCGGCAAGCTCTACCGCGCGGTCGCCCGCGACATGCTGGACGCCGGCGCCGACCTCGACGACGCCGAGGCGGCCGCGCGCACCGCCCGCGCGCTCGACGTCGCCACGCTGGCCGACCCGCGGCTGGCCGACGACGCGATCGGGCGCGCCGCCTCGCGCATCGCCGTCGTGCCGGCGGTGCGGGCGGCGCTGCTGGACCTGCAGCGCGCTTTCGCGGCGCGTCCGCCCGGCGGCGCGCCGGGCGCCGTGCTCGACGGCCGCGACATCGGAACGGTGATCTGCCCCGGCGCCGACGTGAAGCTGTTCGTCGACGCCGACGTGGCGGTTCGCGCCCGCCGGCGCTGGAACGAGTTGCGGGAACGCGGCGAGGACGCTATATACGCCGCCGTCCTGCAAGAAATGAAGGAGCGGGACGCACGCGACGCTTCGCGTGCCGTCGCGCCGATGGCGCCGGCCGAAGACGCCTGCCGCGTGGACACGACCGAGATGGACGCGGACGCCGCCCTGGCGGCAGTGCTGCGCATTGTGCATTCCAGGCTCGGCCGCGACCGCGCGGACAACTAG